One Micromonospora craniellae genomic region harbors:
- a CDS encoding extracellular solute-binding protein — protein sequence MRRTARGIAVLASATLALSVAACGGEEDNPADGQSTVDPASLTAELTWWDTSDPQNEGPAFQELIAKFNQTHPNVKINYQSVPFGEAQNKFKTAAQAKSGAPDILRAEVAWVPEFASLGYLYALDGSELLADESDFLETPLASNKFDGKTYGVPQVTDSLALMYNKELLSQAGVSAPPKTWVELKTAAQAVKEKTGAEGVYVNPAGYFMLPFMYGEGGDLVDPASQKIVINSEQNAAGLAIAKDLIASGAAAKPSANDAYGTMMTLFKEKKVAMIINGPWEVNNVKSAPGFGGLENLGIAPVPGGSARAGGPVGGHNYVIWSGMPQEKVEAAVAFVKFMSSAESQAFLSEKLGLLPTRTSAYALDPVKNNPIVAAFQPVVEAGVGRPWIPEAGQFFGPLDQMATEVLIQNKDPKAALDTVARKYKAEVVPGYGL from the coding sequence ATGCGTCGCACAGCCAGGGGGATCGCCGTACTCGCCTCCGCCACCCTCGCCCTCTCCGTCGCCGCGTGCGGTGGCGAAGAGGACAACCCGGCTGATGGACAGTCCACCGTCGACCCCGCTTCCCTCACCGCAGAGCTGACCTGGTGGGACACCTCGGATCCGCAGAACGAGGGCCCCGCGTTCCAGGAACTGATCGCCAAGTTCAACCAGACCCACCCGAACGTGAAGATCAACTACCAGTCGGTCCCGTTCGGTGAGGCGCAGAACAAGTTCAAGACCGCCGCGCAGGCCAAGAGCGGCGCTCCGGACATCCTCCGCGCCGAGGTGGCGTGGGTGCCGGAGTTCGCATCGCTGGGTTACCTCTACGCGCTGGACGGCTCCGAGTTGCTCGCCGACGAGTCCGACTTCCTGGAGACGCCGCTGGCCTCCAACAAGTTCGACGGCAAGACGTACGGCGTCCCGCAGGTCACCGACAGCCTGGCGCTGATGTACAACAAGGAGCTGCTGAGCCAGGCCGGTGTCAGCGCGCCGCCGAAGACCTGGGTGGAGCTGAAGACGGCCGCGCAGGCCGTCAAGGAGAAGACCGGCGCCGAGGGTGTGTACGTCAACCCGGCCGGCTACTTCATGCTGCCCTTCATGTACGGCGAGGGCGGCGACCTGGTCGACCCCGCGAGCCAGAAGATCGTCATCAACTCGGAGCAGAACGCGGCCGGGCTGGCGATCGCCAAGGACCTGATCGCCAGCGGCGCGGCTGCCAAGCCGTCCGCCAACGACGCCTACGGCACCATGATGACCCTCTTCAAGGAGAAAAAGGTCGCCATGATCATCAACGGCCCGTGGGAGGTCAACAACGTCAAGTCGGCGCCCGGCTTCGGCGGCCTGGAGAACCTGGGCATCGCCCCGGTGCCGGGCGGCTCGGCGCGGGCCGGTGGCCCGGTCGGCGGCCACAACTACGTGATCTGGTCCGGCATGCCGCAGGAGAAGGTGGAGGCCGCCGTCGCGTTCGTCAAGTTCATGAGCTCCGCCGAGTCCCAGGCGTTCCTGTCGGAGAAGCTCGGCCTGCTGCCGACCCGCACCTCCGCGTACGCCCTCGATCCGGTCAAGAACAACCCGATCGTGGCCGCCTTCCAGCCGGTCGTGGAGGCCGGTGTGGGCCGCCCGTGGATCCCCGAGGCCGGTCAGTTCTTCGGCCCGCTCGACCAGATGGCCACCGAGGTCCTGATCCAGAACAAGGACCCGAAGGCCGCGCTGGACACCGTGGCCAGGAAGTACAAGGCCGAGGTCGTGCCCGGCTACGGGCTCTGA
- a CDS encoding carbohydrate ABC transporter permease — MTTVTADPAPSSTTPPGRSARTSRLRRSWDKHWYAWAMVLPVVIVLAVLIFYPLFRGIWLSFTDLTEANQVAEICTKSITGSEVCRDNPNKWEFVGLDNYVRVLTGQVGDFWQWTGVTLIWTFVCVAFHFGLGLGLATMLNRPMWGRSMYRVLLVLPWAVPAFVSAFAWKFIFNERFGLANALLSAIGIDSVSWFADRWTALLTAIVTNIWLGVPFMMVALLGGMQTIPSELYEAAEIDGASPWQRFVNITLPGLRPVSMTVVLLGTIWTFNMFPIIFLVTEGQPAGQSEILVTGAYRAAFEGIRNYSLASTYGVLILSILLVFSVFYRRALRKQGEVW, encoded by the coding sequence ATGACCACCGTGACAGCCGACCCGGCGCCGTCGTCCACGACGCCGCCCGGCCGGTCCGCTCGAACGTCCCGGCTGCGCCGCAGTTGGGACAAGCACTGGTACGCCTGGGCGATGGTGCTGCCCGTCGTGATCGTCCTGGCGGTGCTGATCTTCTACCCGCTGTTCCGCGGGATCTGGCTCTCCTTCACCGATCTCACCGAGGCCAATCAGGTCGCCGAGATCTGCACCAAGTCGATCACCGGCAGCGAGGTCTGCCGGGACAACCCCAACAAGTGGGAGTTCGTCGGCCTCGACAACTACGTCCGCGTCCTCACCGGCCAGGTCGGCGACTTCTGGCAGTGGACCGGCGTCACGCTGATCTGGACGTTCGTCTGCGTGGCCTTCCACTTCGGCCTCGGCCTCGGCCTGGCCACCATGCTCAACCGGCCGATGTGGGGCCGGAGCATGTACCGGGTGCTGCTGGTGCTGCCCTGGGCGGTGCCGGCCTTCGTCAGCGCCTTCGCCTGGAAGTTCATCTTCAACGAGCGCTTCGGCCTGGCCAACGCCCTGCTCTCGGCGATCGGGATCGATTCGGTCTCCTGGTTCGCCGACCGGTGGACGGCACTGCTGACCGCCATCGTCACCAACATCTGGCTCGGCGTGCCGTTCATGATGGTGGCCCTGCTCGGCGGGATGCAGACCATCCCGTCCGAGTTGTACGAGGCGGCCGAGATCGACGGCGCCTCGCCGTGGCAGCGGTTCGTCAACATCACCCTGCCCGGCCTGCGTCCGGTCAGCATGACGGTGGTGCTGCTCGGCACCATCTGGACCTTCAACATGTTCCCGATCATCTTCCTGGTGACCGAGGGACAGCCGGCGGGCCAGAGCGAGATCCTGGTGACCGGTGCCTACCGGGCGGCGTTCGAGGGCATCCGCAACTACTCGCTCGCCTCCACGTACGGCGTACTGATCCTGTCGATCCTGCTGGTGTTCTCGGTGTTCTACCGGCGGGCCCTGCGCAAGCAAGGCGAGGTGTGGTGA
- a CDS encoding sugar ABC transporter permease, translated as MAQARRPGRSRRNPVKSVLLHGTLILASLIAIGPIAWVLLSSLKPGYAIQSSELTLFRDTTLANYSYVLTSTNFPRWFLNSVIVAAFTMGIGIFLSATTGYAVSRFNFPGRRPLMMVFLVTQMFPVAILIVPIYTIMARLGLINTMPALIIAYLTIAVPFCAWMLKGYFDSIPTSLDEAAALDGCGPFATFWRVVLPLARPAVAVTAFYTFLTAWGEVAYASAFIQTDNKFTLAYGLQQFVPQFNPQWEYLTAAAVLVTVPAGLVFFFAQKHLVSGLTAGGTKG; from the coding sequence ATGGCGCAGGCACGCAGACCCGGTCGCAGCCGCCGTAACCCGGTGAAGTCGGTCCTGCTGCACGGGACGTTGATCCTGGCCTCGCTGATCGCGATCGGCCCGATCGCCTGGGTGCTGCTGTCGTCGCTCAAGCCCGGGTACGCGATCCAGAGCAGCGAGCTGACCCTGTTCCGGGACACCACGCTGGCCAACTACAGCTACGTGCTGACCAGTACGAACTTTCCCCGGTGGTTCCTCAACTCGGTGATCGTCGCGGCGTTCACCATGGGGATCGGCATCTTCCTGTCGGCCACCACCGGCTACGCGGTGTCCCGGTTCAACTTCCCGGGTCGCCGGCCGCTGATGATGGTCTTCCTGGTCACTCAGATGTTTCCGGTGGCCATCCTGATCGTGCCGATCTACACGATCATGGCGCGGCTCGGGCTGATCAACACCATGCCCGCGTTGATCATCGCGTACCTGACCATCGCGGTGCCGTTCTGCGCCTGGATGTTGAAGGGCTACTTCGACTCCATCCCGACCTCGCTGGACGAGGCGGCGGCGCTGGACGGATGCGGTCCGTTCGCCACCTTCTGGCGGGTGGTGCTGCCGCTGGCCCGCCCGGCGGTGGCGGTCACCGCGTTCTACACCTTCCTCACCGCGTGGGGAGAGGTGGCGTACGCGTCGGCCTTCATCCAGACCGACAACAAGTTCACCCTGGCCTACGGGCTCCAGCAGTTCGTGCCGCAGTTCAACCCGCAGTGGGAGTACCTGACGGCCGCCGCCGTCCTGGTCACCGTCCCGGCCGGGCTGGTCTTCTTCTTCGCCCAGAAGCACCTGGTGTCCGGCCTGACTGCGGGCGGCACCAAGGGCTGA
- a CDS encoding glycoside hydrolase family 13 protein, translating into MTVSPPSPLTSDADWWRSAVVYQVYVRSFADSDGDGIGDLQGIRERLPYLCDLGVDALWLTPFYTSPMVDGGYDVADYRDVDPMFGTLGDFEAMITDAHALGLRIIVDLVPNHTSDQHPWFQAALAAAPGSAQRARYLFADGKGEQGEQPPNDWESIFGGPAWTRVPDGQWYLHLFDPAQPDLNWRHPQVRAEFEDILRFWLDRGVDGFRIDVAHGMIKAEGLPDVGFSSMTTGRRQSELLGKGRLPYFDQDEVHDIYRAWRPILDSYPGHRMAVAEAWAETPQRLARYIGPDELHQAFSFDFLDATWSADSFRKVIDTALGESTIVGAPTTWVLSNHDRQRHVTRYGDGEIGLRRARAAALLMLALPGCAYLYQGEELGLPEVLDLPDELRQDPAFLRTGESRDGCRVPIPWSGELAPYGFGPAGSALSWLPAPATWQALSVAAQAGVPGSTLELYRAALRIRHTHPALAGTGGITWRETGPDVLAFHRNAGSTSLTCVMNTGDSPVLIDGYGTPLVASAPLTERDGGHLLPGDTAAWFERR; encoded by the coding sequence ATGACCGTCAGCCCTCCGTCGCCGCTGACCTCCGACGCCGACTGGTGGCGATCCGCCGTCGTCTACCAGGTCTACGTCCGCAGCTTCGCCGACTCCGACGGCGACGGCATCGGCGATCTCCAGGGCATCCGCGAACGCCTGCCCTACCTGTGTGACCTCGGGGTGGACGCGCTCTGGCTGACCCCCTTCTACACCTCGCCGATGGTCGACGGCGGCTACGACGTGGCCGACTACCGCGACGTCGACCCGATGTTCGGCACCCTCGGCGACTTCGAGGCGATGATCACCGACGCGCACGCCCTCGGGCTGCGGATCATCGTGGACCTCGTCCCGAACCACACCTCCGATCAGCACCCCTGGTTCCAGGCCGCGCTGGCCGCCGCCCCCGGTTCGGCGCAGCGGGCGCGGTACCTCTTCGCCGACGGTAAGGGCGAGCAGGGTGAACAGCCCCCCAACGACTGGGAGAGCATCTTCGGCGGCCCAGCCTGGACCCGGGTCCCCGACGGCCAGTGGTACCTGCACCTGTTCGACCCCGCCCAGCCCGACCTGAACTGGCGCCACCCGCAGGTACGCGCCGAGTTCGAGGACATCCTGCGGTTCTGGCTGGACCGTGGCGTCGACGGATTCCGCATTGACGTGGCCCACGGCATGATCAAGGCCGAAGGGTTGCCGGACGTCGGCTTCAGCTCGATGACCACCGGCCGCCGCCAGTCCGAGTTGCTCGGCAAGGGCCGCCTGCCCTACTTCGACCAGGACGAGGTGCACGACATCTACCGCGCCTGGCGTCCCATCCTGGACAGCTACCCCGGCCACCGGATGGCGGTGGCCGAGGCATGGGCGGAGACCCCGCAGCGGCTGGCCCGCTACATCGGCCCGGACGAGCTGCACCAGGCGTTCAGCTTCGACTTCCTCGACGCCACCTGGTCGGCCGACTCGTTCCGCAAGGTCATCGACACCGCGTTGGGCGAGTCCACCATCGTCGGCGCCCCGACCACCTGGGTGCTGTCCAACCACGACCGGCAACGGCACGTCACCCGGTACGGCGACGGGGAGATCGGGCTGCGTCGGGCCCGTGCCGCCGCGCTGCTGATGCTCGCCCTGCCCGGGTGCGCCTACCTCTATCAGGGCGAGGAGCTGGGGCTGCCCGAGGTGCTCGACCTGCCCGACGAACTGCGTCAGGACCCGGCGTTCCTGCGTACCGGGGAGAGCCGGGACGGCTGCCGGGTCCCGATCCCGTGGAGCGGCGAGCTGGCGCCGTACGGCTTCGGACCGGCCGGCAGCGCGCTGAGCTGGCTACCGGCCCCGGCGACCTGGCAGGCCCTCTCGGTCGCCGCCCAGGCCGGCGTGCCCGGCTCGACCCTGGAGCTGTACCGGGCGGCGCTGCGGATCCGGCACACCCACCCGGCACTGGCCGGCACCGGCGGCATCACCTGGCGGGAGACCGGGCCGGACGTGCTCGCGTTCCACCGGAACGCCGGCTCCACGTCGTTGACCTGCGTGATGAACACCGGCGACTCGCCGGTCCTGATCGACGGGTACGGCACGCCGCTCGTCGCCAGCGCGCCGCTCACCGAACGCGACGGCGGACACCTGCTCCCGGGTGACACGGCCGCCTGGTTCGAACGGCGCTGA
- a CDS encoding LacI family DNA-binding transcriptional regulator, with product MRARLSDIAQQADVSEATVSRVLNDRPGVAPETRQAVLTALDVLGYERPARLRKRSAGLVGLVVPELDNPIFPAFAQIIESALAPTGFTPVLCTQTPGGVREDEYVEMLLDRQVSGIVFVSGLHADTAADHDRYRTLIARPLPIVMINGYAPGIPAPFVSCDDREAAELAVAHLGALGHRRIGLITGPDRFVPVQRKVSGYKTAMSRLVQLDDDELGELTELSLFGVEGGEAAAGRLIERGATGIVCGSDLMALGAIRAARQRGLSVPEDLSVVGYDDSPLMAFTDPPLTTMRQPVAAMAVAAVRALVDEINGHAAPHSEYLFRPELVVRGSTAVARRDDAASQGGQGRRPAPSVLSVPA from the coding sequence ATGCGCGCTCGCCTGTCCGACATAGCCCAGCAGGCCGACGTCAGCGAGGCCACGGTGTCGCGGGTGCTCAACGACCGACCCGGCGTGGCACCCGAGACCCGGCAGGCCGTCCTGACCGCCCTCGACGTGCTCGGCTACGAGCGCCCCGCCCGGCTCCGCAAGCGCAGCGCCGGCCTGGTCGGCCTGGTGGTGCCGGAACTGGACAACCCGATCTTCCCCGCCTTCGCCCAGATCATCGAGTCGGCGCTGGCCCCGACCGGGTTCACCCCGGTGCTGTGCACCCAGACGCCCGGCGGCGTCCGCGAGGACGAGTACGTGGAGATGCTGCTCGACCGTCAGGTGTCCGGGATCGTCTTCGTCTCCGGACTGCACGCCGACACCGCCGCCGACCACGACCGGTACCGCACCCTGATCGCCCGGCCGCTGCCGATCGTCATGATCAACGGGTACGCCCCCGGCATCCCGGCACCCTTCGTCTCCTGCGACGACCGCGAGGCGGCGGAGCTGGCCGTGGCACACCTGGGTGCCCTGGGCCACCGGCGGATCGGCCTGATCACCGGGCCGGACCGGTTCGTGCCGGTGCAGCGCAAGGTCAGCGGGTACAAGACCGCGATGAGCCGCCTCGTCCAGCTCGACGACGACGAGCTGGGCGAGCTGACCGAACTCTCGCTGTTCGGCGTGGAGGGCGGCGAGGCCGCCGCCGGCCGCCTGATCGAGCGGGGCGCCACCGGGATCGTCTGCGGCTCGGACCTGATGGCGCTCGGCGCGATCCGGGCCGCCCGGCAGCGCGGACTGTCCGTCCCGGAGGACCTGTCGGTGGTCGGCTACGACGACTCGCCGCTGATGGCCTTCACCGATCCGCCGCTGACCACCATGCGTCAGCCGGTGGCCGCGATGGCGGTCGCCGCGGTCCGGGCCCTGGTCGACGAGATCAACGGGCACGCCGCCCCGCACTCGGAGTACCTGTTCCGTCCCGAGCTGGTGGTGCGCGGCTCGACCGCGGTGGCCCGCCGGGACGACGCCGCCTCGCAGGGCGGCCAGGGCCGGCGACCGGCGCCGTCGGTCCTGTCGGTCCCGGCGTGA